A genome region from Magnolia sinica isolate HGM2019 chromosome 8, MsV1, whole genome shotgun sequence includes the following:
- the LOC131254221 gene encoding cytochrome b-c1 complex subunit 7-2, mitochondrial-like, whose translation MTGLIIYLSLSACLGLRYDDLYDPMYDLDIKEALARLPREIVDARNQRLKRAMDLSMKHEYLPEDLQVISLY comes from the exons atgacG GGGTTGATAATATATCTCTCTCTTTCGGCATGTCTAGGGCTCAGATACGACGATCTCTACGATCCGATGTATGATTTGGACATCAAGGAGGCCCTAGCCCGTCTGCCTCGTGAGATCGTCGACGCCAGGAACCAGCGCCTCAAGCGCGCAATGGATCTCTCCATGAAGCACGAATATCTTCCCGAAGATCTCCAGGTCATCTCTCTGTAT